A segment of the Acidimicrobiales bacterium genome:
TGGGCAACGCCTCGCTGGTGCAGAAGGTGTGGTTCCCCCGCGAGATCCTTCCCCTGGCGTCCATCGGCGCCTCGCTGGTGCACTTCTTCCTGCAGATGCTCGTGCTGTTCGCGGCCCTGGCGATCTTCCGGCACGCCCCGGCCTGGAGCTACGCCCCGGCGCTGGTCCCGGCCCTGCTCGTGCTGCTGCTCTTCTCGGCGGCCATCGCCATCGGGCTCGCCGCCGTCAACGTGTACCTGCGCGACACCCAGCACCTGCTCGAGCTGGTGCTGGTGGTGTGGTTCTGGCTGTCGGCGATCGTGTACCCGTACGAGCAGGTGGCCGAGCGGCTGGGCGACAAGAGCTGGATCCTGCTCTTCAACCCGATCATCCCCGTGGTGCTCACCTTCCAGCGGGTGATCTACAACCCGTCCGACCCCGGCGTCATCCCGCTCGACGTGGGGATCGGCTGGTACCTGCGGAACCTCGCGATCGTCGGTGCCGGCTCCCTGGTGCTGCTCGTGCTCGCCCTGTGGCTGTTCGGGCGGCTCGAGGACGACTTCGCCGAGGAGATCTGAGCCGGACATGGGTCAGCCCGCCGTCGAGATCCACGGGGTCACCAAGCGCTTCCGCCTCTACAAGGAGAAGCCCAAGACCTTCAAGGAGCGCTTCATCCGCCTGGGGCGCAACCCCTACGAGGAGTTCTACGCGCTCCGCGACGTCACCATCGAGGTGAGCGAGGGCGAGACGGTCGGGCTGCTCGGCCACAACGGCTCGGGGAAGAGCACGCTGCTCAAGTGCGTGTCGGGCACCCTGCGGCCCACCCAGGGGGCCATCCGCACGTACGGCCGGGTGGCGGCGCTGCTGGAGCTGGGGGCCGGCTTCCACCCCGACCTGACGGGCCGCGAGAACGTCTTCCTCAACGGGTCGATCCTCGGGTTCTCCAAGGCCGACATGGAACGCAAGTTCGACGAGATCGTCGACTTCTCCGAGCTCGAGCCCTTCATCGACAGCCAGGTGAAGCACTACTCGTCGGGCATGTACGCGCGGCTGGGCTTCGCGGTCGCCGTCAACGTCGACCCCGACGTGCTGATCATCGACGAGGTGCTGTCCGTCGGCGACGAGGCGTTCCAGCGCAAGTGCATGGACCGCATCAAGTCCTTCCGCCGGGAGGGGCGCACCATGCTGTTCGTCACCCACGCCGCCGACCTGGTGCGCCAGATCTGCGATCGCGGCGCGGTGCTCGACCACGGCGAGCTGGTGATGGACGGCCCGCCCGGCGAGGCCGTGCGGGCCTTCCGCCAGACCCTGCTGGAGCGGGGCGTCGAGGTGCCCGAGGAGTACCTCGAGGACGAGGCCGGCCAGGCCACCGGCGACGTGCGGGCCAAGACGTACCGGGTGCGGATCACCTCGGTGCAGGTCGAGTACCCGGCGTCGACGGGCTCCGTGCTGCTGCCCGACGAGCCCATGCGGGTGCGCATCGGCTACCTGGCCACCCGGCCCACCTCCGACGCCATCTTCGCCCTCGAGATCCACGACCAGCTCGGCAACCTGCTGCTCGGCGTCAACACCCAGGTCATCGACACCCCGGTGGGCACCATCGACGGTGCCGGCGAGTGCGTGTACGAGTTCGAGCGGGTCCCGCTGCAGGACGGCACCTACCTCGTCTCGGTGGGCATCCACAACGACACGGGCGTCGAGTACGACCAGCGGGTGCAGCTCGACTCGTTCGAGGTGATGAACCCGGGCCGCACCATCGGCCTGGTGCACTTCCCGCTCGACGCCAGGGTGCTGGTGCCGAGGGGCGCGGTCGGGGTTCAGGCCGCGGTGCGGCCCGAGACCGCCTCGTAGATCGCGACCAACCCGTCGGCCGTGGCCGCCCACGTGAACCTGGCCGCCCGCTCCCGCCCCCGGGCCACGAGGTCGCGGCGGAGGGCGTCGCTGTCGATCACGCCGCTGAGCGCCGCGGCCAGCGCCGGCGGGTCGCCGGGGGCGACGAGCACGGCCGCGTCGCCGAGCACCTCGGGGAGCGCGCCGGCGGTGCTGGCCACCACCGGGACGCCGGCGGCCATGGCCTCGAGGGGCGGGAGGCCGAACCCCTCGTAGATCGACGGGTACGCGACGGCGACGGCGCCGCGCAGCAGCTCGTCGCGCTCGGCGTCGCCGACCCAGCCCACCCGGACGACGCGACCGGCGTGGCGGGCCACGGCCACCGCGGCGTCGAGGGCGGCGGTGCCCCAGCCGTCGGCGCCGGCGAGCACGAGCCGCAGGTCGGGATGGCCGGGCGCCAGCAGGTCGAAGGCGCGCACCAGGGTGGGGAGGTCCTTGCGGGGCTCGACGGTGCCCACGGCCAGCACGTACGGCCCCCCCGGGGGCACCCGGGGGCCGGGGCGCGAGCCCGCGGCCGGGTCGGGGCGGCGGGGCGTGACGCCGTTCGGGACCACGTGGACCCGTGCCGGGTCGGCGCCGAGCAGCTCCACCACCTCGGCCGCCACGAAGTGCGACACGGCGTGGACGTGGGCCCCGGCGCGCAGCGCCCGGCGGAGCAGCGCCGGGTACTGGAGGGTGTCGGCCGTGCACAGCTCGGGGAACCGCACGGGGGTGAGGTCGTGCACCGTCACCAGGCGGGCCGCCCGCCGGGTGGGCGGCACCACGAAGTTGGTGCCGTGGGCCACGTCGACGGGCCCGGTCCACAGCTCGAGGGGCGGGAGGTCGGCCCGCCGCCAGGCCGCCCGGAGGGGCCGGGCCGCCATCGGCATCCCCGGCACCCGCACCCCGGGGGGCAGGTGGCCGGCCAGCCGGCCCCGGCCCCGCCAGGTGGCCGCCCAGGCGGTGAGCCGCAGGCCGGGCCGGCGGGCCAGCTCGGCGAGCACCTCGTGGGTGAACACCCCGACCCCGGTGCGGTGCCCGAGCAGCGGCGTGCCGTCGAGCGCGACCCGGATCACGGCCGAGCGCTCACCCGCGGGGCGTCGTGGCGATGACGGCGTAGTCCTGCGGGCCGAACAGCACGGTGTTGAGGCGCTCGAGGGCCTGGTTGATGGTGGCGACCCACGGCGGGGCCTCGGGCCCGGCGTCGACCAGCGACAGCCGGTAGTAGTCGGCGGGCGAGAAGAACTCGACCCGCACGTCGGCGAAGCCGGCCCGCTCGCACAGGAAGGCCGCGAGCGACGGGTGGATCGGCCACACGTGGCTCGGGTCGAGGATGTACGAGTGCCCGAGCACGATGAGCGCGGTCGGGTTCGGCGTCTCGGCGACGAACAGGCCGCCCGGGCGCAGCCGCGACACGGCCAGGTCGACGAACTCCACCAGCACCTCGAACGGCAGGTGCTCGATCACCTGGAGGCTGACGACGGCGCCCAGGCTTCCCTCGGGGAGCGAGCGCAGGTGCGCGAGCACGTCGGCCCGGTGCACGTCGAGGCCCTTGGCCCGGGCGACCTCGACCATCCCGGCGTCGAGGTCGATGCCCGACCCCTCGATCCCCTCGGCGCGCAGCACCTCGAGCAGCTCGCCCCGGCCGCAGCCGACGTCGAGGACGGGCTGGTGGTGGCGCAGCAGGTCGAGGTAGCGCCCGCGCTGCAGGTCGAGCACCTGGGCCGGGTCGCCGCGGAAGCGGCGTTCGAAGTCGACGTAGTCGAACGCGACCTCGGTGGGGAGCGCTCCGCGCGGCGGCTCGCCCGCGGGCTCGGCGACCGGGGTCTCGCCCGGGCGGGCCTGGGCGGCCAGCGCGGCCAGCTCGCCCCGCAGCGACCGCTCGAGGCGGTTCAGCTGGGCCCGCTGCTCGGCCAGACGGGCCGGGGCGGCGGGCAGGCCGGCGTCGGGGGCGATGGCCCGCCCCAGCAGCTCGAGGGTGCGCTCGTAGGCCAGCAGCTGGGCCTTCAGCAGCTCGAGGTTCACGGTGAGCGCCGGGAGCTCGTCCAGGGCCTTGCGCCCCGAGACCAGCACGTGGGCGTTGGCGTCCACCGCGGTCAGCGCGTCGATCGCGGGCACCAGGGCCCGGATCTGGGCCAGGCACAGCTCGAGGCGGGTGTCGGTGGCGTCGAGCCGGCGGGCCAGCGGGTCGACGCGATCGGCCAGGGCCTCGCTCAGGCGCTCCTCGAAGCGGCCCACCGCCCGCCACGCCACCGAGTCGGCCACCTTGTTCAGCAGGGGCCCGGCCACGGGGGCGAGCACCCGCCGGAGGCCGGCCCTCAGCGCCGCCTTGGCCCGGGCCCCGGCTGCGGGAGAGGCCGCGGGGGAGGCCGTGGGGGAGGCCGTGGCAGAGGCCGTGGCAGAGGCCGTGGGAGAGGCCGTGGGAGAGGCGTCGGCCCCCTGCGCTGGCGCCGCCGCCCCCGCCGGCAGCAGGGGCCGACCCGAGTCGGGGCCGGGGGGGCGGGGCGGCAGGCCGAGGCCGGCGCGCAGCCGGGCCACGCGACCGGCCGTCAGGTCGGGGTGGACGCTCACGGCACCGCCGCCTCCCACGCCTCGGCCCGCGGCCCCGCCAGCGACGCCCAGGCGCTTCGGGCGCGGACGGCGACCCGGGCGAACGGCGGCGTGTGCAGCTGGTCGAGGCCGGCCTGCAGCCGCCCGGCGGGGTCGAGGGAGCCGCCGGGCGTCGCCGGCGCCACCAGCCCGAGGGCCGCGGCCAGGGCCCGCGCCACCGTCGACAGGTCGTGGCGCTCCTCGACCAGCAGCCGGCCGGCCCAGCCCACGGCGGCGGCGCGCCGCCAGTCGGCCCCCAGCGCGCGGGCCGCCGCGACCGCGCCGGCCGCGGGGCCGGCAAGGTCGTCCGGCCCGGCCCCGCCGATCTCCACGTGGCGTCCCCCGACGGCCCCCACGGCCTCGGCCGACCGGGCGTCGGTGACCACCGCCGTGCCCAGCGCCAGCGCGGGGACCAGCCAGGCGCCGGCGACGACCGCGGCGGGCGCCAGGGCCAGGGCCGTGCGGGCCGCGGCCTCGTCGAGGGGCGGCGCCCCGCCGACGCCCACGGCCACGTCGAGATCGTCGGGGAAGCCGAGGCGCTGGCGCCACCGGGCGCGCACGAACGGCGGCAGCGGCCGCACGTCGCGCCCGTCGATCCCGAACCGCGACAGGGCCAGCACCGTCGGGCCACCGCCGGAATCGCCGGTATCACCGGGATCGCCGTCGACGATCAGCACCGAGGCCCGCGCCGTCACCTCCTCCGGGGGCGGGTCGGCGGCGTCGACGGCCACCGCCACGGGCACGGCCGGCGACGCCCTGGTCACCTCGTCGAGCACCGGCGCCCGCCACGAGGTCGCGACCACGGCCGCCACGTCGGGCAGGTCGGGCTGCCACGCCCGCACGTCGCACCACGACCGCAGCACCCGCAGCAACGGCTCCAGCCGCCCCGGGCGCAGCGGGTCGACGACGACGCCCACCCGGGGCCGGTCGGCCCGGCCGGGGAGGGTCACCCCGCGCTCCCGCCGAGGAGCCGGTCGACCACGGGCTGCCAGCTCGAACCGGCCATCCGCTCGACGGTGGCCCGCCCGGCCTCGCCCATCCGGGCCGCGAGGGCCCGGTCGGCGTCCAGCCGGTCGACGGCCGCGGCCATGGCCTCGGGCGAGCCGTCGGTGACGAAGCCGTTCACGCCGTCCTCCACCCACTCGAGGACGCCGCCGGCGTCGCCGGCCGTCACCACCGGCTTGCCGGCCCGGAAGGCCTGGAGCGTGACGTACCCCAGGTCCTCGTCGTAGGGCGCGTACACGACGCACAGGCACGAGGCGTAGCGCCGCACCAGGTCGTCGTCGTCGACGAAGCCGAGCAGCTCGACCCGGCCGTCGACGCCCCGCTCCCGGGCCAGCGACGCGAGCGCCTCGGCCCGGGTGCCGCGCCCGGCGATGGCCATCCGCACGCCCGAGCGCACGTGACCCATCAGCTCCACCAGCAGCTCGGGGCGCTTGTTCTGCTCGAGCCGGAGCGCGCAGAACACCTCGTCGCCGAAGGGGCCGGGGTGGAGGCGGTCGGCCAGCGGCTCGGGGTGGTACAGCGGCTCCGAGGCCAGCCCGTTGAAGCGGCCGAGCCGCTCGCTCACGACCCCCGAGATGGTGAAGATCCGCTCCGCCTCCGACAGGGCCCGGGTGTCCCACTCGGCCAGCTGGCGCTGGGTCTCCAGCGCGTCCTCGTCGAGGGCCAGGTCGCTCCACCGGCTCCCGGCCAGGTCGTAGGCGCCGCGGTGCTGGTGGAACAGGTAGACGACCTTGCGGGGGTGGCGCACGAAGTAGCTGGGGAAGTTGGTGGCCACGACCAGGTCGGCCTGCAGCGGCAGCAGCCGCCAGGCCAGCGCCGCGTCGAGCAGCCGCTCGCGATCCCACGCCGTCGGGAGCCGCACCGCCTCGCAGCGGTGTCCGGCCGCTCGGAAGGCGCCGACCAGGTTCTCGGTGAGCTGCTCGGCGCCGCCGTACATGAAGGGCACCTGGGTGCCGCAGACGAGCACGTCCATGAGGCGGGCGAGTCTACGCAGCCTGGTCGGGCCGGCCCGCTCCACGCCGGTAAGGTGCCTCTCCCGTGGGACGCACCGGGCGCATCGGGTTCGTGCCGCCCCGCTACGGCGACGAGGTGGTGGGCGGCGCCGAGGCGGTGGTGACCGAGCTGGCCCAGGGCCTGGCAGGCCGGGGCTGGGACGTCGAGATCCTCACCACCTGCGCCCGCGACCACTTCACGTGGGCCAACGAGTACCCGCCCGGGGTGGCCGCCACCCCCGACGGCGTCACCGTGCGGCGCTTCCCCACGGTCGTCGACACGCCCCGCGCCGAGCGGGCCGCCATCCACCACGCCATCCTCACCGGCGCGCCGGTCGACATCACGATGCAGCAGCGGTGGATGAACGACGACCTGCGGGTGCCCGAGCTGTTCCACCACCTCCTCGACCACAGCGACGGCTACCGGGCCCTCGTGTTCGCCCCCTACCTGTTCTGGACCACGTTCGCCTGCGGCCAGGTCGCCCCGAGCCGCACGATCCTGATGCCCTGCCTCCACGACGAGCCGGAGGCTCGCCTCGAGCTGTTCCGCCCGCTGTTCTCGGGCAGCGCCGGGCTGTGGTTCCTGGCCGACCCCGAGCGCGACCTGGCCGAGGCGATCCACCCGCTGCTGCCTCCCCGCGAGGTCGTCGGTGCCGGCATCACGGTGCCCACCGCGTACGACCCCGAGGGGTTCCGGCGTCGCCACGGGGTCGAGGGGCGGTTCCTGCTCTACGCCGGCCGCCGGGAGGGCGCCAAGAACTGGGAGGTGCTGCTCGACGCCTTCGCCCGGGCCACCGAGCGCCACCGGCTGCCCTTCTCGCTGGTCACCATGGGCACGGGCGACGTGCACCCGCCCGCGGCCATCGCCGACCGGGTCGTCGACCTCGGGTTCGTCAGCGAGGCCGAGCGCAACGACGCCTTCGCGGCGGCCGACGCCTACCTGCAGCCGAGCGCGTACGAGAGCTTCTCCCGCACCGTGATGGAGGCGTGGCTGGCCGGCACGCCGGTGATCGCCAACGCGGCCTCGGCGGTGGTGCGGTGGCACTGCGAGCGCTCCGGCGCGGGTCTCGTGTACGACGACGAGGCCGAGCTGGAGCAGTGCCTGCGCTTCGTGGCCGACGCGCCCGACGCGGCGCGCCGGCTGGCCGAGCCCGGGCGGGCCTACGTGCTCGAGCACTACGACATGGGGGCGGTGCTCGACCGGGTCGAGGCCACCCTCGACGCCTGGCTCCCCGCGGGCGAGGGCTGAGCCGTGCGGATCCTCATGGTCACGCCCTACGCCCCGAACCGCGACGGCATCGCCAACTACGCGGTGCAGCACGTGAAGCGGCTGCGGGCCGAGGGCCACGACGTCGAGGTGCTGTCGCCGGGCCCGTCGGCCGCGCACCACCACCTCGACCTGAAGGGGCGCCG
Coding sequences within it:
- a CDS encoding methyltransferase domain-containing protein, producing MSVHPDLTAGRVARLRAGLGLPPRPPGPDSGRPLLPAGAAAPAQGADASPTASPTASATASATASPTASPAASPAAGARAKAALRAGLRRVLAPVAGPLLNKVADSVAWRAVGRFEERLSEALADRVDPLARRLDATDTRLELCLAQIRALVPAIDALTAVDANAHVLVSGRKALDELPALTVNLELLKAQLLAYERTLELLGRAIAPDAGLPAAPARLAEQRAQLNRLERSLRGELAALAAQARPGETPVAEPAGEPPRGALPTEVAFDYVDFERRFRGDPAQVLDLQRGRYLDLLRHHQPVLDVGCGRGELLEVLRAEGIEGSGIDLDAGMVEVARAKGLDVHRADVLAHLRSLPEGSLGAVVSLQVIEHLPFEVLVEFVDLAVSRLRPGGLFVAETPNPTALIVLGHSYILDPSHVWPIHPSLAAFLCERAGFADVRVEFFSPADYYRLSLVDAGPEAPPWVATINQALERLNTVLFGPQDYAVIATTPRG
- a CDS encoding glycosyltransferase family 4 protein, coding for MDVLVCGTQVPFMYGGAEQLTENLVGAFRAAGHRCEAVRLPTAWDRERLLDAALAWRLLPLQADLVVATNFPSYFVRHPRKVVYLFHQHRGAYDLAGSRWSDLALDEDALETQRQLAEWDTRALSEAERIFTISGVVSERLGRFNGLASEPLYHPEPLADRLHPGPFGDEVFCALRLEQNKRPELLVELMGHVRSGVRMAIAGRGTRAEALASLARERGVDGRVELLGFVDDDDLVRRYASCLCVVYAPYDEDLGYVTLQAFRAGKPVVTAGDAGGVLEWVEDGVNGFVTDGSPEAMAAAVDRLDADRALAARMGEAGRATVERMAGSSWQPVVDRLLGGSAG
- a CDS encoding ABC transporter ATP-binding protein, which produces MGQPAVEIHGVTKRFRLYKEKPKTFKERFIRLGRNPYEEFYALRDVTIEVSEGETVGLLGHNGSGKSTLLKCVSGTLRPTQGAIRTYGRVAALLELGAGFHPDLTGRENVFLNGSILGFSKADMERKFDEIVDFSELEPFIDSQVKHYSSGMYARLGFAVAVNVDPDVLIIDEVLSVGDEAFQRKCMDRIKSFRREGRTMLFVTHAADLVRQICDRGAVLDHGELVMDGPPGEAVRAFRQTLLERGVEVPEEYLEDEAGQATGDVRAKTYRVRITSVQVEYPASTGSVLLPDEPMRVRIGYLATRPTSDAIFALEIHDQLGNLLLGVNTQVIDTPVGTIDGAGECVYEFERVPLQDGTYLVSVGIHNDTGVEYDQRVQLDSFEVMNPGRTIGLVHFPLDARVLVPRGAVGVQAAVRPETAS
- a CDS encoding ABC transporter permease, producing the protein MSPSSAPPEPARPPTTTEVSARPGPIQRLVIVWRYRELLGNLVRKELKVKYKNSVLGFLWSLLNPVLYLVVFTLVFKEILRVQVPLFSIFLLSGLLAWNLYSNSVSAGTTSIVGNASLVQKVWFPREILPLASIGASLVHFFLQMLVLFAALAIFRHAPAWSYAPALVPALLVLLLFSAAIAIGLAAVNVYLRDTQHLLELVLVVWFWLSAIVYPYEQVAERLGDKSWILLFNPIIPVVLTFQRVIYNPSDPGVIPLDVGIGWYLRNLAIVGAGSLVLLVLALWLFGRLEDDFAEEI
- a CDS encoding glycosyltransferase family 4 protein, with protein sequence MIRVALDGTPLLGHRTGVGVFTHEVLAELARRPGLRLTAWAATWRGRGRLAGHLPPGVRVPGMPMAARPLRAAWRRADLPPLELWTGPVDVAHGTNFVVPPTRRAARLVTVHDLTPVRFPELCTADTLQYPALLRRALRAGAHVHAVSHFVAAEVVELLGADPARVHVVPNGVTPRRPDPAAGSRPGPRVPPGGPYVLAVGTVEPRKDLPTLVRAFDLLAPGHPDLRLVLAGADGWGTAALDAAVAVARHAGRVVRVGWVGDAERDELLRGAVAVAYPSIYEGFGLPPLEAMAAGVPVVASTAGALPEVLGDAAVLVAPGDPPALAAALSGVIDSDALRRDLVARGRERAARFTWAATADGLVAIYEAVSGRTAA
- a CDS encoding glycosyltransferase family 4 protein, with amino-acid sequence MGRTGRIGFVPPRYGDEVVGGAEAVVTELAQGLAGRGWDVEILTTCARDHFTWANEYPPGVAATPDGVTVRRFPTVVDTPRAERAAIHHAILTGAPVDITMQQRWMNDDLRVPELFHHLLDHSDGYRALVFAPYLFWTTFACGQVAPSRTILMPCLHDEPEARLELFRPLFSGSAGLWFLADPERDLAEAIHPLLPPREVVGAGITVPTAYDPEGFRRRHGVEGRFLLYAGRREGAKNWEVLLDAFARATERHRLPFSLVTMGTGDVHPPAAIADRVVDLGFVSEAERNDAFAAADAYLQPSAYESFSRTVMEAWLAGTPVIANAASAVVRWHCERSGAGLVYDDEAELEQCLRFVADAPDAARRLAEPGRAYVLEHYDMGAVLDRVEATLDAWLPAGEG